From the Salinimicrobium tongyeongense genome, one window contains:
- the priA gene encoding replication restart helicase PriA — MPFFINVILPLPLEKHFTYSVSQDEAQFLKPGMRVAVPFGKSKIYTGIVSEVHQKAPEVYEAKPIEQILDKTPVVTTGQLKFWSWVASYYMCSEGEVLRAALPGPFLLESETIVQLVKDAEIDDDALSDDEFLLMEALQTKSSLKINEIMQLLDKKTVLPVINSLVEKKLALVNQEIYEQYKPKVERFVKLHDRYLEEAAMHELLDDLSRAPKQREVIFALFGISAKSVKGKSSVKVSELAKKSGASASVIKSLIDKGILEELKIETSRFSFDLENHQKKLQLNEYQQQALQEIESSFEAQDVCLLHGITSSGKTEIYVKLIEKALSRGKQVLYLLPEIALTAQLIARLQDYFGEQVLIFHSKYSVNERVEVYKSVLQNKETARIVIGVRSSIFLPFHDLGLIIVDEEHEPTFKQYDPAPRYHARDTAVVLGKLQDAKVLLGSATPSLESYFNASHSKYELVNLSRRYGDVLLPEIEIVDIKEKHRKKRMTGHFSDRLLEEIKETLKNKEQVILFQNRRGFSPILECNTCGHSPQCPNCDVSLTYHSHSNQLRCHYCGYHMAMQQKCMACGSPELSTKGLGTEQVETELKALFPDHKIGRMDLDTTRGKMGYEKIITAFEEEKIDILVGTQMVTKGLDFRNVRLVGIMNADTLLNFPDFRAHERSFQLMLQVAGRAGRTQKRGLVLIQTFNPHHQIVQQVSTNSYHEMYKEQLEERRNYKYPPFYRLIKITLKGRDYSRVNEGADWLAVSLKNTFGEHVLGPEFPPVARIRNEYYKNILVKIPQGQSLSKTKQLISRVLQSFKAIGAYRGVKSVINVDPY, encoded by the coding sequence ATGCCTTTTTTCATCAATGTTATTTTGCCCCTGCCGCTGGAGAAACATTTTACTTACAGCGTTTCGCAAGACGAGGCCCAATTTTTGAAGCCGGGCATGCGTGTGGCTGTTCCCTTCGGAAAATCAAAGATTTATACCGGGATTGTTTCCGAAGTACATCAAAAAGCCCCTGAAGTTTACGAGGCCAAACCCATAGAACAGATCCTGGACAAGACCCCCGTGGTTACTACGGGTCAGCTGAAATTCTGGAGTTGGGTAGCTTCCTATTATATGTGTTCGGAAGGGGAGGTGCTTAGGGCAGCTTTGCCCGGTCCCTTTCTTTTGGAAAGCGAAACCATAGTACAGCTTGTAAAAGACGCAGAAATTGATGATGATGCCCTAAGCGACGACGAATTTTTGCTGATGGAAGCCCTGCAAACCAAATCGTCTTTGAAGATCAACGAGATCATGCAGCTGCTAGATAAGAAAACAGTGCTCCCGGTGATTAATTCGCTAGTTGAAAAGAAGCTGGCGCTGGTGAACCAGGAAATTTACGAGCAGTACAAGCCTAAAGTTGAGCGCTTTGTAAAACTTCATGACAGGTATTTAGAAGAAGCGGCCATGCATGAGTTGCTCGATGATTTGAGCCGCGCACCCAAACAAAGGGAAGTAATTTTTGCCCTTTTTGGAATCTCGGCAAAATCGGTTAAGGGAAAATCTTCAGTAAAAGTTTCTGAACTCGCCAAAAAGAGCGGTGCTTCAGCTTCAGTAATAAAATCCCTTATAGATAAAGGGATTCTGGAAGAGCTGAAAATTGAAACTTCCCGTTTCAGTTTTGATCTTGAAAACCACCAAAAAAAACTGCAGCTCAACGAATATCAGCAACAGGCTTTACAGGAAATTGAATCTTCTTTTGAAGCCCAGGATGTATGCTTGCTCCACGGGATCACTTCTTCCGGAAAAACTGAAATTTATGTAAAGCTCATTGAAAAAGCCCTTTCCCGGGGGAAACAGGTTTTGTATTTGTTGCCAGAGATCGCCCTTACCGCCCAGCTTATTGCGAGGTTGCAAGATTATTTTGGGGAGCAGGTGTTGATCTTCCACAGCAAATATTCTGTGAATGAAAGGGTGGAGGTGTACAAAAGCGTGTTGCAGAACAAGGAGACGGCGCGGATCGTGATTGGGGTGCGCTCCAGTATTTTTCTCCCGTTTCACGATCTGGGCTTGATCATCGTAGATGAGGAGCATGAACCTACTTTTAAACAATATGATCCGGCACCGAGGTATCATGCGCGTGACACGGCTGTTGTGCTGGGAAAACTTCAGGATGCCAAAGTGCTGCTGGGTTCGGCTACTCCCTCGCTGGAATCTTACTTCAATGCCAGCCATTCCAAGTACGAACTGGTGAACCTGTCGCGGCGTTACGGGGACGTGCTTTTGCCCGAAATCGAGATTGTAGATATAAAGGAGAAGCATCGCAAAAAACGCATGACCGGACATTTTTCTGACAGGCTGCTCGAGGAAATTAAAGAAACCCTGAAAAATAAGGAGCAGGTAATCCTTTTTCAAAATAGGCGTGGGTTTAGTCCCATTTTGGAATGCAACACCTGTGGCCATTCGCCGCAGTGCCCCAATTGCGATGTGAGTTTGACCTATCACAGCCACAGCAACCAGTTGCGTTGTCATTATTGTGGATACCACATGGCGATGCAGCAAAAGTGTATGGCCTGCGGCAGCCCCGAACTTTCTACAAAAGGCCTGGGCACCGAACAGGTAGAAACCGAACTAAAAGCCCTGTTTCCCGACCATAAGATTGGCCGGATGGACCTCGATACCACCCGCGGAAAAATGGGATATGAAAAAATTATTACTGCCTTTGAGGAAGAAAAGATCGATATCCTGGTGGGAACACAAATGGTCACCAAGGGGCTTGATTTTAGAAATGTGCGGCTGGTGGGAATTATGAATGCCGATACTCTTTTGAACTTCCCCGATTTTAGGGCTCATGAGCGCAGTTTCCAGTTGATGCTGCAGGTGGCAGGCCGGGCAGGAAGGACCCAAAAAAGAGGTTTGGTGCTTATCCAGACATTTAACCCTCATCATCAAATTGTGCAGCAGGTATCTACCAACAGCTATCACGAGATGTATAAGGAACAACTGGAGGAGCGGCGCAATTACAAATATCCGCCCTTCTACAGGCTTATTAAAATTACGCTGAAAGGCAGGGATTATTCAAGGGTAAATGAAGGGGCCGACTGGCTGGCGGTTTCTTTGAAAAATACCTTCGGGGAGCACGTTTTAGGGCCTGAATTTCCGCCGGTGGCCAGAATACGGAACGAGTATTACAAAAATATCCTGGTTAAAATTCCGCAGGGACAGTCTTTATCAAAGACAAAGCAGTTGATTAGCAGGGTTCTGCAGAGTTTTAAAGCTATAGGAGCTTATAGGGGGGTAAAATCGGTAATAAATGTTGATCCTTATTGA
- a CDS encoding LytR/AlgR family response regulator transcription factor yields the protein MEEVILKCAVVDDSSLQRLSIVKLIKDHPNLKLVAEYNNAIETKNGLLDTEVDLIFLDIEMPILSGFDLLDDLPNKPQIIFVTGKTKYAFKAFDYDAVDYLHKPISKDRFLNAASKAINLYRLKHEGAPPEDDNYIFVKSNLKNRKVFLNKLKYIEALGDYVKFVTEKDNFVVLATMKSFENQLPSNKFLRIHKSYIVNLDKIERYNSRNIEIDKQQIPLSRHKKSNLIEALAANQ from the coding sequence GTGGAAGAAGTTATACTCAAATGCGCGGTCGTCGATGATTCCAGTTTGCAAAGACTTTCTATTGTCAAACTCATTAAAGATCATCCCAATCTCAAGCTCGTGGCCGAATATAACAATGCCATTGAGACCAAGAACGGCCTACTCGACACCGAAGTTGACCTTATCTTTCTGGATATAGAAATGCCTATTCTCTCGGGTTTCGACCTGCTCGATGACCTTCCCAACAAACCTCAAATTATCTTTGTTACCGGTAAAACAAAGTACGCGTTTAAAGCATTTGATTATGATGCGGTAGATTACCTGCACAAACCTATCTCTAAAGACAGGTTCCTTAATGCTGCTTCAAAAGCGATCAATCTTTACCGCCTTAAGCACGAAGGTGCACCGCCAGAAGATGACAATTACATTTTCGTAAAAAGCAACCTGAAGAACCGTAAGGTATTTCTCAATAAGCTGAAATATATAGAAGCACTTGGCGATTATGTGAAGTTTGTGACCGAAAAAGATAATTTCGTGGTACTTGCCACAATGAAATCTTTTGAAAACCAGCTGCCTTCAAATAAATTCCTTAGAATACACAAGTCTTACATTGTAAACCTGGATAAAATTGAACGCTATAACAGCAGGAATATCGAGATCGATAAGCAGCAAATCCCGTTGAGCAGGCACAAAAAGTCAAACCTCATTGAAGCTTTGGCCGCAAATCAATAA
- the rpsF gene encoding 30S ribosomal protein S6, with translation MNHYETVFILNPVLSDDQIKETVKKYEDFLVSNGAEMISKENWGLKKLAYPIQHKKSGFYHLFEFTAPGEAINPLEVEFRRDERMMRYLTVKLDKHAVAWAEKRRNRNKEKA, from the coding sequence ATGAATCATTATGAAACTGTTTTCATCTTGAATCCCGTTTTATCTGATGACCAGATAAAGGAAACAGTTAAGAAATACGAAGATTTTCTTGTTTCTAACGGTGCCGAGATGATATCAAAAGAGAACTGGGGGCTAAAAAAACTGGCTTATCCAATTCAGCACAAGAAAAGTGGATTTTACCATCTTTTTGAATTCACCGCTCCCGGTGAAGCGATTAACCCTCTAGAGGTAGAATTCCGCAGAGATGAGCGTATGATGCGTTACCTAACTGTAAAGTTAGACAAGCACGCAGTAGCCTGGGCTGAGAAGAGAAGAAACAGAAACAAAGAAAAAGCGTAA
- the rpsR gene encoding 30S ribosomal protein S18 yields the protein MSSIEQQAKGKKDGEIRYLTPLNIETSKTKKYCRFKRSGIKYIDYKDPDFLMSFVNEQGKLLPRRLTGTSLKYQRKVAVAVKRARHLALMPYVGDLLK from the coding sequence ATGTCATCAATTGAACAACAAGCCAAAGGAAAGAAAGACGGAGAGATCAGGTATCTAACTCCTCTTAATATCGAGACCAGCAAGACAAAGAAGTACTGTCGTTTTAAAAGATCTGGGATTAAGTATATTGATTACAAAGATCCAGATTTCTTGATGAGCTTTGTAAACGAGCAGGGGAAGCTTTTACCTCGTCGTTTAACAGGAACTTCTTTGAAATATCAAAGAAAAGTGGCGGTTGCCGTTAAGCGTGCACGTCACTTAGCATTAATGCCTTACGTTGGCGATTTACTAAAATAA
- the rplI gene encoding 50S ribosomal protein L9, with protein sequence MELILKKDVEKLGFKDDVVTVKPGYGRNFLIPQGAAVLATPSARKVLEETLKQRSYKEKKQIDEAKAQAAKLQGIEITLTAKAGAGDKIYGSVTDADLAEALAKEGVNIEKKYISIAGGNIKRLGQYEATLRFHREVVTNFNFEVVAEA encoded by the coding sequence ATGGAATTGATATTAAAGAAAGACGTAGAGAAATTAGGATTTAAAGATGATGTGGTAACGGTAAAACCGGGATACGGCAGAAACTTTTTAATTCCTCAAGGTGCTGCTGTACTGGCAACCCCTTCTGCCAGAAAAGTTCTTGAAGAGACTTTGAAGCAGCGTTCATACAAAGAGAAAAAACAAATTGACGAGGCCAAAGCCCAGGCTGCAAAGCTACAGGGCATTGAGATCACGTTAACAGCTAAAGCCGGTGCAGGTGATAAGATCTACGGATCTGTAACCGATGCCGATCTTGCTGAAGCTCTTGCAAAAGAAGGTGTAAACATCGAAAAGAAATACATCTCTATTGCAGGTGGTAACATCAAACGTTTAGGGCAATATGAAGCTACTTTGCGTTTTCACCGCGAGGTGGTTACCAACTTCAACTTTGAAGTTGTAGCTGAAGCTTAA
- a CDS encoding DUF6495 family protein, with amino-acid sequence MKYARLTKEQFEELHQEFINFLATQSITGEEWKEIKADKPEVAEQELDVFSDLVWEGVLNKAEYLEHFSPNQIYLFKITELTINLIAIEVKNEAVDVTTRHGYAWLQQNLMDDRVSLYTSAKNMSDDRNKDIFALIQQGAVITKGDLYNFFEKHLNLS; translated from the coding sequence ATGAAGTACGCCCGATTAACAAAAGAGCAATTTGAAGAGTTGCACCAGGAATTTATCAACTTTTTGGCTACCCAGTCCATAACAGGGGAAGAGTGGAAGGAAATAAAGGCTGACAAGCCTGAAGTGGCCGAACAGGAACTCGATGTGTTTAGCGACCTGGTGTGGGAAGGAGTACTCAATAAAGCTGAATATCTTGAACATTTTTCCCCCAATCAAATCTACCTGTTCAAGATCACCGAGCTCACCATAAACCTTATTGCCATAGAGGTAAAAAATGAGGCCGTTGATGTTACCACCCGTCACGGCTATGCCTGGCTGCAGCAAAATTTAATGGATGACCGGGTCTCTTTATACACTTCTGCAAAAAACATGAGTGACGATCGCAACAAAGATATCTTTGCGCTCATTCAGCAGGGAGCGGTGATTACAAAGGGAGATTTATATAACTTCTTTGAGAAACACCTCAATCTTAGTTAA
- a CDS encoding ABC transporter permease, producing MFPLFKENIRIAFFSIKSQVLRTVLTVMIIAIGITALVGILSAVSALENTITSDFASMGTNTFNLQRYDSQIRVNGGERDRINPIISYREVKEFRDNYLYPQTQVSISFTGTSSAELKYESEKTDPEASVLGVNENYVTNSGLNVEEGRDFSIFDIENNNNVAIIGADVKNGILEGVNPLDKIISIRGVKFRVIGVLESKGSTFGNNQDLRVLIPLQVARSMFTNANINYNVSVRVENQEMLEGAQDEAIITFRNVRGLNPVEENNFGIAKSDDLLNRIFSITQYLNIAAWVISIITIFGSSIALMNIMLVSVSERTREIGVRKALGAKKNTIAFQFFMETLIIGQMGGIIGIILGILIGLAVSTSVGFDFTTPWMAIIWATAITIIVAVLAGSYPAAKAAKQDPIESLRYE from the coding sequence ATGTTTCCACTTTTTAAAGAAAATATCCGAATTGCCTTCTTTTCCATTAAAAGTCAGGTATTAAGAACAGTGCTCACGGTGATGATCATCGCCATTGGGATCACGGCCCTTGTAGGAATTTTAAGCGCGGTTTCGGCTCTTGAAAATACCATCACCAGCGATTTTGCTTCTATGGGGACCAATACTTTTAACCTGCAGCGCTACGATTCGCAGATACGGGTGAATGGTGGCGAAAGGGACAGGATAAACCCCATTATTAGCTACCGGGAAGTGAAGGAATTCAGGGATAATTATTTGTACCCACAAACGCAGGTGTCTATATCATTTACGGGAACCTCGAGTGCCGAGCTCAAATATGAAAGTGAAAAAACAGATCCTGAAGCAAGTGTTTTGGGAGTAAATGAGAACTACGTCACCAACTCGGGCCTAAACGTAGAAGAAGGGCGGGATTTCAGCATTTTTGACATTGAGAACAATAACAACGTTGCCATAATTGGGGCCGATGTAAAAAACGGGATCCTTGAAGGAGTGAATCCGCTGGACAAGATCATATCCATCCGCGGCGTGAAATTCAGGGTGATTGGGGTGCTGGAGTCAAAGGGCTCAACTTTTGGGAACAACCAGGACCTAAGGGTGCTTATCCCGCTGCAGGTGGCCCGGTCTATGTTTACCAATGCCAATATCAACTACAATGTGAGTGTGCGGGTAGAAAACCAGGAGATGCTTGAAGGCGCACAGGACGAAGCCATTATCACTTTCAGAAATGTTCGCGGGTTAAATCCGGTGGAAGAGAACAACTTTGGGATTGCAAAAAGTGACGATTTACTCAACCGCATATTTTCCATCACCCAATACCTTAACATTGCAGCCTGGGTGATCTCTATCATCACTATTTTTGGCTCCTCCATTGCCCTTATGAATATCATGCTGGTATCGGTGAGTGAGCGCACCCGCGAAATTGGGGTACGAAAAGCTTTAGGTGCCAAAAAGAACACTATTGCCTTTCAATTTTTTATGGAAACGCTCATTATTGGACAAATGGGCGGAATTATTGGAATTATCCTCGGAATTCTAATTGGCCTGGCAGTTTCCACTTCGGTAGGTTTTGATTTCACCACCCCCTGGATGGCGATAATATGGGCCACGGCAATTACGATCATTGTTGCCGTATTAGCCGGAAGTTACCCTGCCGCCAAAGCTGCCAAACAAGATCCTATAGAATCACTTAGGTACGAATAA
- the hisS gene encoding histidine--tRNA ligase, with the protein MAQKPSIPKGTRDFSPAEVAKRNYIIQTIRQQFEKFGFQPIETPSFENSDTLMGKYGEEGDRLIFKILDSGEFIEKSEFDVKLKTYLDKLFDVNFFSDLYDELPKNFFRGADDIISELDSYQLESIESDLTIKLANYRSNYLKKLKEIDEPIGERIDQILGTRMEEISKATQLILLQLHFYPEAKILPISNINRLIVKLISERENPNFSAFLGGKISGKALRYDLTVPFARYVVQHRNEIEFPFKRYQIQPVWRADRPQKGRFREFFQCDADVVGSDSLWQEVEFVQLYDAVFSSLGLKGVTIKMNNRKVLSGFAEVIGESDKLIDFTVALDKLDKIGEAGVKKEMQEKGISSEAIEKIQKVFDLQGSFSEKIEVLKDILATSEVGKKGIEELEFINNALAELGLYEARLDLDVTLARGLNYYTGAIFEVSAPKGVAMGSIGGGGRYDDLTGIFGMSGVSGVGISFGLDRIYLVLEELNLFPETVAGNVRALFINFGNEESLYCLKAIKALRAAGIAAELYPEEAKMKKQMNHANKREIPFVVLAGTKEMEDGQFTLKNMASGEQATVKLDELKEKINR; encoded by the coding sequence ATGGCCCAAAAACCTTCCATACCCAAAGGAACCCGAGATTTTTCACCTGCCGAAGTAGCAAAAAGAAATTATATAATTCAAACCATTCGGCAGCAGTTCGAAAAATTCGGGTTTCAGCCTATCGAGACCCCAAGTTTCGAGAACAGTGATACCTTGATGGGAAAATATGGAGAGGAAGGTGACCGCCTTATATTTAAAATATTGGACTCTGGAGAATTCATAGAAAAATCTGAATTTGATGTTAAGTTAAAGACTTATTTGGATAAGTTGTTTGATGTCAATTTTTTTAGTGATTTATATGATGAATTACCCAAGAATTTTTTTAGAGGTGCTGACGATATTATTTCTGAATTGGATAGTTATCAACTTGAATCTATAGAAAGTGATTTGACTATTAAACTTGCTAATTATAGGAGTAATTATCTTAAAAAACTAAAGGAGATTGATGAACCAATAGGTGAAAGGATTGATCAAATTCTTGGAACAAGGATGGAGGAAATTAGCAAAGCAACTCAGTTAATACTTTTACAGTTACATTTCTATCCAGAAGCCAAAATTCTTCCAATTTCAAATATTAATCGATTAATTGTAAAATTAATTAGTGAAAGAGAAAATCCAAATTTTTCTGCCTTTTTAGGTGGTAAAATTTCGGGTAAAGCTTTACGTTACGACCTCACCGTGCCGTTTGCACGCTACGTGGTGCAGCATAGAAATGAGATCGAATTTCCCTTTAAACGTTACCAGATCCAGCCCGTGTGGCGGGCAGACAGGCCTCAAAAAGGGCGTTTTAGAGAGTTCTTTCAGTGTGATGCCGATGTGGTGGGGAGCGACAGCCTGTGGCAGGAAGTTGAATTCGTGCAGTTGTACGATGCCGTTTTTTCTTCTTTGGGTCTAAAAGGAGTGACCATAAAAATGAACAACCGCAAGGTGCTTTCAGGTTTTGCTGAAGTCATTGGAGAATCTGATAAACTTATAGATTTCACGGTGGCTTTAGATAAACTCGACAAAATAGGCGAGGCCGGCGTAAAGAAAGAAATGCAGGAAAAGGGAATTTCTTCGGAAGCCATTGAAAAAATTCAGAAGGTGTTCGATTTACAAGGAAGTTTTTCAGAAAAAATCGAGGTGCTAAAAGACATTTTAGCCACTTCTGAAGTTGGCAAAAAAGGAATTGAGGAACTCGAGTTCATCAACAACGCACTCGCCGAACTGGGGCTTTATGAAGCCCGGCTCGATCTTGATGTGACCCTTGCCCGCGGATTGAACTATTACACAGGTGCCATTTTTGAGGTCTCAGCCCCCAAAGGTGTCGCCATGGGAAGCATTGGCGGCGGCGGAAGGTATGACGACCTCACCGGGATCTTCGGGATGAGCGGGGTGAGCGGCGTGGGAATTTCTTTCGGTCTTGACCGTATTTACCTGGTGCTCGAAGAACTAAATCTTTTCCCCGAAACCGTGGCCGGAAATGTACGCGCGCTCTTCATCAACTTCGGAAACGAAGAGAGCCTTTATTGCCTTAAAGCCATAAAAGCTTTGCGCGCTGCCGGAATTGCCGCCGAACTCTACCCTGAAGAAGCCAAGATGAAAAAGCAGATGAACCACGCCAATAAAAGGGAAATCCCCTTTGTGGTGCTGGCCGGAACCAAAGAAATGGAAGACGGGCAGTTTACCCTTAAAAATATGGCGAGCGGCGAACAGGCTACAGTAAAGCTTGACGAACTAAAGGAGAAGATAAACCGGTAA
- the hemG gene encoding menaquinone-dependent protoporphyrinogen IX dehydrogenase: MLYSTVDGQTKKICQYIAEYLNRKNQPVELCPIDSFKEKISRFETLVIGASIRYGKHKPGVGKLITENRQELEKLNVVFFSVNLVARKDDKNTPDTNPYLIKFLQEINWQPDLAAVFAGSLDYKKYGFFDRLMIRAIMKFTGGPTKTPEPIEYTNWKRVEEFAEELYSLHEKSKAEITEKAPA, encoded by the coding sequence TTGCTATACTCGACAGTAGATGGGCAGACCAAAAAGATCTGTCAGTACATTGCTGAGTACCTGAACCGGAAAAACCAGCCTGTTGAGCTCTGCCCTATCGACAGCTTTAAAGAGAAAATATCAAGATTTGAGACGCTGGTTATCGGGGCCAGCATCAGGTACGGGAAACACAAGCCTGGAGTAGGGAAATTGATTACTGAAAACCGGCAGGAACTGGAAAAACTGAATGTAGTCTTCTTTTCGGTAAACCTTGTGGCCCGAAAAGATGATAAAAATACCCCCGACACCAATCCTTACCTTATTAAATTCCTCCAAGAAATTAACTGGCAGCCCGATCTTGCTGCAGTTTTCGCCGGCAGCCTGGACTACAAAAAATACGGTTTTTTTGACCGGCTAATGATAAGGGCCATCATGAAATTCACCGGCGGCCCCACCAAAACGCCAGAACCTATAGAGTATACCAACTGGAAAAGAGTTGAAGAGTTCGCGGAAGAACTTTATTCCCTACACGAGAAAAGCAAAGCTGAAATCACAGAGAAAGCCCCTGCTTAA